From the Pseudomonadales bacterium genome, one window contains:
- a CDS encoding AAA family ATPase, whose protein sequence is MNKQLLALYGLKWNPFSPELPTEALRLTPAVENFAWRIEHALVREGGFALISGDVGTGKSVALRLIAERLAPVPDLTVAALTHPSANLADFYRELGDLFAVELRPHNRWMGFKALRTRWIAHLESTRLRPVLLIDEAQQVAPLVLSELRLLASAHFDSRSLLSVVLAGDQRLNELLRRDELLPLGSRIRARLSLEYASREELLACLKHLLASAGAPALMTPELMHTVCDHAMGNYRALTTMAAELLAAAAQRELVQLDEKLYLAVFTPPGQSAGTRRTRLTSA, encoded by the coding sequence ATGAACAAGCAACTGCTCGCCCTTTATGGTCTGAAGTGGAATCCCTTCTCGCCCGAACTGCCCACCGAGGCGCTGCGCCTCACGCCGGCGGTGGAGAACTTCGCCTGGCGTATCGAGCACGCGCTCGTGCGCGAAGGCGGCTTCGCGCTGATCAGCGGCGACGTCGGTACGGGCAAGAGCGTGGCGCTGCGCCTGATCGCCGAGCGCCTCGCCCCCGTGCCGGATCTGACCGTCGCCGCACTCACGCACCCGAGCGCCAACCTCGCCGACTTCTACCGCGAGCTCGGTGATCTGTTCGCCGTGGAGCTGCGCCCGCACAACCGCTGGATGGGCTTCAAGGCGCTGCGCACCCGCTGGATCGCCCATCTGGAGAGCACGCGGCTTCGCCCCGTGCTGCTGATCGACGAGGCGCAACAGGTCGCCCCGCTCGTGCTCTCGGAGTTGCGCCTGCTCGCCTCGGCGCACTTCGACTCGCGCAGCCTGCTGAGCGTCGTGCTCGCCGGCGACCAGCGTCTGAACGAGTTGCTGCGCCGCGACGAACTCCTGCCGCTCGGTTCGCGCATCCGCGCACGCCTCTCGCTGGAGTACGCCAGCCGCGAGGAACTGCTGGCCTGCCTGAAGCACCTGCTCGCAAGCGCCGGCGCCCCCGCTCTGATGACACCCGAGCTGATGCACACCGTCTGCGACCACGCCATGGGTAACTACCGTGCGCTCACCACCATGGCCGCGGAACTGCTCGCCGCCGCCGCGCAGCGCGAGCTCGTCCAGCTCGACGAGAAGCTGTACCTCGCGGTGTTCACGCCCCCGGGGCAATCCGCCGGCACGCGCCGCACCCGGCTCACCAGCGCTTGA